Proteins from one Deltaproteobacteria bacterium genomic window:
- the nuoK gene encoding NADH-quinone oxidoreductase subunit NuoK has protein sequence MVNPGWAAAVAGLMLAIGIAGVLTRRSALIVFMSVEMMLNAANLTFLAYARARGDMNGHVVAFFVMAVAAAEAAVGLAVMIAVFRSRGTLNVDEVDLMKN, from the coding sequence ATGGTGAACCCAGGCTGGGCAGCGGCAGTGGCCGGGTTGATGCTCGCCATCGGCATCGCGGGCGTGCTCACGCGGCGCTCGGCGCTCATCGTGTTCATGAGCGTGGAGATGATGCTCAACGCCGCCAACCTCACCTTCCTCGCGTACGCGCGGGCGCGCGGCGACATGAACGGCCACGTGGTGGCCTTCTTCGTGATGGCGGTGGCCGCCGCGGAGGCCGCGGTGGGCCTGGCGGTGATGATTGCGGTGTTCCGCTCTCGCGGGACGCTGAACGTGGATGAAGTCGACCTGATGAAGAACTGA
- a CDS encoding NADH-quinone oxidoreductase subunit J: protein MSVLDVIFLVLSALMLGSSLMVITSRNQVYAAMWLVASMFFLAAIYALLGAHTLAILQVLVYAGAIVVLFLFVIMLLNIQESPRVPLLQSLSIMRVLAVAAVVGVGVVLVAVSLAAPMRSKVKSVTHNEDGEVVVSFDATPFRGSQYAAGILGTGKIEHGGQFDVLRVTGMQGDLKHVIQPGSVLPAVGDMVELTPAAPMLRPEFGTIAELGNQMYGPDLLAFEVTSLLLLVSIVGAVVVAKGKI from the coding sequence GTGAGCGTGCTCGACGTCATCTTCCTGGTGCTGAGCGCCCTGATGCTGGGCAGCAGCCTCATGGTCATCACCTCGCGGAACCAGGTGTACGCGGCCATGTGGCTGGTGGCGTCGATGTTCTTCCTCGCCGCCATCTACGCGCTGCTCGGGGCGCACACCCTCGCGATTCTTCAGGTGCTCGTCTACGCCGGCGCCATCGTGGTGCTGTTCCTGTTCGTGATCATGCTGCTCAACATCCAGGAGTCGCCGCGGGTGCCGCTCCTGCAGTCGCTCTCCATCATGCGCGTGCTCGCCGTGGCCGCGGTGGTGGGCGTGGGCGTGGTGTTGGTGGCGGTGAGCCTGGCCGCGCCGATGCGCAGCAAGGTGAAGTCGGTGACCCACAACGAGGATGGCGAGGTGGTGGTCAGCTTCGACGCCACGCCCTTCCGCGGCTCGCAGTACGCCGCGGGGATCCTGGGCACGGGCAAGATCGAGCACGGCGGTCAGTTCGATGTGCTCCGCGTGACCGGCATGCAGGGCGACCTCAAGCACGTCATCCAGCCGGGGAGCGTCCTGCCCGCGGTGGGCGACATGGTGGAGCTCACGCCCGCGGCGCCCATGCTCCGCCCGGAGTTCGGCACCATCGCGGAGCTCGGCAACCAGATGTACGGGCCCGACCTGCTCGCCTTCGAGGTCACCAGCTTGCTCTTGCTGGTCTCGATCGTGGGCGCGGTCGTCGTGGCCAAGGGGAAGATCTGA